The proteins below are encoded in one region of Sphingobacterium sp. R2:
- a CDS encoding histidine phosphatase family protein: protein MFQKKNIITIQHPESVHHTNGMIGSWNDWPLTEKGIQQAENIAANLKPEFRDTKFSVYTSPLSRTSQTADIIGKQFNVVPQSATALKERYLGRAVGQSVQWLKDNIEAEERSIYDKCFSDAESRFDVWQRMIPFYETIISGNEENIILVSHGDSLSIFNVMWLGLPVESLQTMDLYGVSGGVSFLYHTAAGKRVIRKMSDTSYYKNKAI, encoded by the coding sequence ATGTTTCAAAAGAAAAATATCATCACGATACAACATCCGGAATCCGTGCATCATACGAACGGCATGATTGGTTCTTGGAATGATTGGCCATTGACGGAAAAAGGGATCCAACAAGCGGAAAATATCGCTGCTAATTTAAAGCCGGAATTTCGGGATACGAAGTTTTCTGTGTATACCTCACCGCTCAGCAGAACATCACAGACCGCCGATATCATTGGAAAACAATTTAATGTCGTTCCCCAATCGGCAACCGCGCTAAAAGAACGTTACCTTGGACGAGCGGTGGGGCAATCGGTTCAATGGCTTAAAGACAATATCGAGGCGGAAGAACGATCAATCTACGACAAATGTTTTAGTGATGCAGAATCCAGATTTGACGTATGGCAAAGGATGATTCCCTTTTATGAAACGATAATATCTGGTAATGAAGAGAATATCATCCTTGTTTCGCACGGAGATAGCTTAAGTATCTTCAATGTCATGTGGCTTGGATTGCCGGTGGAAAGTCTTCAAACAATGGATTTATACGGTGTCAGTGGAGGGGTTTCCTTTCTTTACCATACAGCAGCCGGAAAAAGGGTGATTAGGAAGATGAGCGATACTTCGTATTATAAAAACAAAGCGATATGA
- a CDS encoding Crp/Fnr family transcriptional regulator, with product MKGPSPENIKAVFDTYYSVDIKFWVEFAKVVQRRSFAKNEIVKAYDKTEKFINILVSGSVGHFVPYQHKDICINLYYENQLFSDYLSFISQRPTVIKTECLEDTELWSVSHQNLQELYAKSDRSLLIGKAISDIMFTAKQSEQINLLTLSPTERYQKLITERPYIFQRTPLKIIASYLGIAPESLSRIRKKIS from the coding sequence ATGAAGGGGCCATCTCCTGAAAACATCAAAGCGGTATTTGATACTTATTATTCCGTCGACATTAAATTTTGGGTTGAATTTGCAAAAGTGGTGCAACGTCGGAGTTTTGCGAAAAATGAAATCGTGAAGGCATACGATAAGACCGAAAAGTTTATCAACATTCTAGTTTCGGGTTCGGTAGGACATTTTGTGCCTTATCAGCATAAAGACATCTGTATCAATCTATATTATGAAAACCAGCTATTCAGCGATTACCTTTCTTTTATTTCACAGAGACCGACTGTCATCAAAACGGAATGCCTCGAAGATACAGAACTTTGGTCGGTAAGCCATCAGAATTTACAGGAGCTCTATGCAAAGTCCGACCGATCACTTCTTATCGGGAAAGCGATTTCGGATATCATGTTTACAGCTAAGCAATCTGAGCAAATTAATTTGCTGACTTTGTCGCCCACCGAACGATACCAGAAACTGATTACAGAACGACCCTATATCTTTCAGCGTACACCGCTTAAAATTATCGCTTCTTATCTGGGTATAGCACCGGAGAGCCTGAGCAGAATAAGAAAAAAGATTTCTTAA
- a CDS encoding CPBP family intramembrane glutamic endopeptidase has translation MKRKINYWAVIVYYIIAIACRYLTNKTELLHAIDNPYLKSILTGMGPALGAGIVFVTFKIKPILSLKGNYKSLLFPITLYWTFPVLLISTVSYFLKGTIPYLTVFTVLIYGLLEEIGWRGFLYQEFKALKPIYNIVLLSLLWFLWHLNFDFTPVQFSFFAILVLGSWGIGKVADATGSLVAVSAFHSLNNFFPGINAKSGAILGILLLVWVIALVVRKKMKLAASVYKAN, from the coding sequence ATGAAAAGAAAAATCAATTATTGGGCCGTTATTGTTTATTATATTATTGCCATCGCATGCCGCTATTTGACCAACAAAACTGAATTACTACATGCCATCGACAATCCGTATTTAAAATCCATCCTAACAGGAATGGGGCCTGCGCTTGGAGCTGGGATTGTGTTTGTGACTTTCAAGATAAAGCCCATACTATCACTCAAAGGAAACTATAAGAGTCTCCTTTTTCCGATTACGTTATATTGGACATTTCCGGTACTTTTGATCAGCACGGTGTCTTATTTTTTAAAAGGTACTATTCCATATTTAACTGTTTTTACTGTGCTTATCTACGGTCTGCTGGAAGAAATTGGATGGCGGGGCTTTCTCTATCAGGAGTTTAAAGCATTAAAGCCTATCTACAACATAGTGCTGCTGTCATTACTATGGTTTTTATGGCATCTCAATTTTGATTTTACGCCGGTTCAGTTCTCATTTTTCGCCATTTTGGTGTTGGGAAGTTGGGGAATAGGTAAAGTCGCCGATGCAACGGGGTCACTCGTTGCTGTCAGTGCATTTCATTCCCTCAATAATTTCTTTCCCGGTATAAACGCCAAAAGCGGCGCAATTTTAGGTATTCTTCTACTTGTTTGGGTGATTGCTTTGGTGGTTCGAAAAAAGATGAAACTGGCGGCATCAGTGTATAAAGCCAACTGA
- a CDS encoding DUF6265 family protein, with protein MLKLTRVWVLLSFLPLFIQCVGSQSEPSENFDWLVGEWQRTNEAKDKKTFEYWKKLTDSEYVGFAFTLQNMDTIHQETMQLLKSDGNWNLRVKTPDEKDFIAFTMTMMKDGLFECNNDSLPFPKKISYWRDGEKLKANVAGDSLQIPFDFSKISK; from the coding sequence ATGTTAAAATTAACCAGGGTATGGGTATTATTATCGTTTCTTCCGCTGTTCATACAGTGCGTGGGAAGTCAAAGTGAGCCGTCCGAAAATTTCGATTGGCTTGTAGGAGAATGGCAGCGCACCAACGAAGCCAAAGATAAAAAGACCTTTGAATATTGGAAGAAACTGACCGATTCTGAATATGTAGGCTTTGCATTTACATTGCAAAACATGGATACCATTCATCAGGAAACCATGCAGTTGCTAAAATCTGATGGTAACTGGAATTTAAGGGTTAAAACGCCTGATGAGAAAGATTTTATCGCATTTACCATGACCATGATGAAAGATGGCCTGTTCGAATGCAATAATGACTCGCTTCCGTTCCCAAAAAAGATTTCTTACTGGCGGGACGGTGAGAAATTGAAAGCAAATGTGGCAGGTGATAGCCTCCAGATTCCTTTCGATTTTAGTAAGATTTCCAAATAG
- a CDS encoding DUF1800 family protein, giving the protein MMISDFIKNKHLANRAGFGMSLQQITDFEQQSPKAIWNVYAQARPFHPISFSSEQRAVDYTTLSQLNASDKKLVQQLNRKRNIEINLNFLEAMVHGEDQLREKMAFFWHGHFASRVINANFSAHILNEIREHALGNFRDLLFAVSKAPAMLSFLNNQQNKKGHPNENFAREVMELFTMGRGNYTELDVREAARAFTGWSYDKDGQFLVRKKFHDTGSKTFLGKTGNFDGNDILDSILEQPVTAQFITRKLYRFLVNEQVDEEIVSLLSRDFYHSGYDIRQLVNSIFTADWFYDVKHIGNKVKSPIELMAGIMRILPMEIAYPENLIIYQKLLGQMLLYPPNVSGWPSGKAWIDSSTLLLRMQLPQIWSGLRPLELDVHNDDDLDMGLKQSRALAKAYKNPKISIDWSTVEVTFGGRDPFRILLQRQISFEKALRDEYDSENIRLAIIEAMSTPEYQLC; this is encoded by the coding sequence ATGATGATTTCTGATTTTATAAAAAATAAGCATCTGGCCAATCGAGCGGGATTTGGAATGAGCCTTCAGCAGATTACGGATTTTGAACAGCAATCTCCCAAAGCAATATGGAATGTATATGCGCAGGCGCGTCCATTCCACCCGATCAGTTTCAGTTCGGAGCAGCGGGCGGTTGACTATACGACTCTATCTCAATTGAATGCTTCAGATAAAAAGCTGGTACAGCAGCTCAACCGGAAGCGTAATATTGAAATCAATCTTAATTTTCTTGAGGCAATGGTGCATGGTGAGGACCAGCTCAGGGAGAAAATGGCTTTTTTTTGGCATGGTCACTTTGCGAGCAGGGTCATCAATGCCAATTTTAGTGCGCACATCCTCAATGAAATCAGAGAGCATGCCCTAGGAAATTTTCGGGACCTGCTATTTGCCGTTTCTAAAGCCCCAGCTATGCTCAGCTTCCTAAACAACCAGCAAAATAAAAAGGGGCATCCGAACGAAAACTTCGCGCGGGAAGTGATGGAGCTCTTCACAATGGGACGAGGTAATTATACTGAATTGGATGTTAGGGAGGCCGCGCGCGCCTTTACAGGTTGGTCTTACGATAAGGATGGTCAATTCTTGGTACGCAAAAAGTTTCATGACACCGGCAGTAAAACATTTTTGGGGAAAACGGGAAATTTTGATGGAAATGATATTTTGGATAGTATATTGGAGCAGCCAGTTACAGCCCAGTTTATTACGCGAAAGCTATACCGTTTTTTGGTTAACGAACAGGTGGATGAGGAAATTGTCTCTTTACTGAGCCGTGATTTCTATCATTCAGGATATGATATCAGGCAACTTGTCAACAGCATATTTACGGCGGACTGGTTTTACGATGTTAAACATATAGGCAACAAAGTAAAGTCACCTATAGAACTTATGGCTGGTATTATGCGCATATTACCCATGGAGATCGCGTACCCGGAAAACCTTATTATTTATCAGAAATTATTGGGACAGATGCTTTTGTATCCGCCTAACGTGTCGGGTTGGCCGTCGGGAAAAGCATGGATAGACAGCTCTACCTTGTTGCTCCGCATGCAGCTGCCGCAGATATGGAGCGGATTGCGGCCGCTCGAACTTGATGTCCATAATGACGATGACCTCGACATGGGGCTGAAACAGTCGAGGGCGCTTGCAAAAGCCTATAAGAATCCAAAAATTTCCATTGACTGGTCCACTGTAGAAGTTACTTTTGGGGGGAGAGACCCTTTTCGTATTTTGTTGCAGCGGCAGATATCCTTTGAAAAAGCATTACGGGATGAATATGACAGTGAAAATATTCGACTGGCAATTATTGAAGCCATGAGCACTCCCGAATATCAGCTTTGTTAA
- a CDS encoding DUF1501 domain-containing protein: MILKRRQFLKASSLASASLLLPNFLKALSSSPALENRNKVLVILQLSGGNDGLNTIIPIRNDIYFRERQTIAINNALRLTDEAGIHPALPFFKTLFDRGELAVLNNVGYPDPNKSHFRSMDIWHSASRSDEYLESGWIGRYLDQACYDCDHPTKALEVNDMLSLALKGRHQKAFAFKDPKKLYQTSREAYFKKLYQEHRHQHEDETVAYLYQTLGDTLNNADYIFEQSKARKTAATYPDSELGKDLKTVSSLIKSDINTQVYYLQIGSFDTHINQNQRQESLFRTINDAVEAFVADLKQDGLFRHVMLMTFSEFGRRVAQNASNGTDHGTANQLFLVSGGLKKQGLLNDLPDLTQLNEGDLQYAEDFRKVYATLLKNWLDADSDKILGWKNGIYDFI; the protein is encoded by the coding sequence ATGATTCTTAAACGAAGGCAATTTCTCAAAGCGAGTTCACTCGCGTCGGCATCGCTACTGTTGCCTAATTTCTTAAAAGCCCTATCTTCGTCCCCTGCGCTGGAAAATCGGAATAAGGTATTGGTGATATTACAGCTCAGCGGAGGAAACGACGGGCTTAATACGATCATTCCGATCCGTAATGATATTTACTTTCGCGAGCGGCAGACGATTGCCATCAATAATGCGCTGCGGCTCACGGATGAAGCGGGTATTCATCCGGCGTTGCCATTTTTTAAAACGCTTTTTGATCGTGGGGAGCTGGCTGTGCTTAATAATGTCGGTTATCCCGATCCAAACAAATCGCATTTTCGTAGCATGGATATCTGGCATAGTGCGAGCCGAAGTGATGAATACTTGGAGAGCGGCTGGATAGGGCGCTATCTTGATCAGGCCTGTTACGACTGCGACCATCCTACGAAAGCTTTGGAGGTGAATGATATGCTTAGCCTCGCGCTCAAAGGAAGGCATCAAAAGGCATTCGCATTTAAAGATCCCAAAAAGCTTTATCAGACAAGTCGTGAAGCGTATTTTAAAAAGCTGTATCAGGAACATCGGCATCAGCATGAAGACGAAACAGTTGCTTATCTGTACCAGACGCTGGGGGATACCCTCAACAATGCCGATTATATCTTTGAACAGAGCAAAGCCAGAAAGACTGCAGCGACGTATCCCGACTCGGAGCTTGGGAAGGATCTGAAGACGGTCTCTTCGCTGATTAAATCGGATATCAATACGCAGGTTTATTATTTGCAGATCGGTAGTTTTGATACGCATATCAACCAAAATCAACGGCAGGAGAGCCTATTTCGCACGATCAATGATGCTGTAGAAGCTTTTGTAGCGGATTTAAAGCAAGATGGGCTTTTTCGGCATGTTATGCTCATGACTTTTTCGGAATTTGGCCGAAGGGTGGCACAGAACGCGAGCAATGGCACCGATCACGGTACCGCCAATCAGCTTTTCTTGGTCTCGGGCGGATTAAAAAAGCAAGGATTACTAAATGATTTGCCGGATCTGACCCAACTCAATGAAGGGGATCTCCAGTATGCCGAAGATTTTAGAAAGGTGTATGCTACCTTACTTAAAAACTGGCTTGATGCGGATTCTGACAAAATATTAGGCTGGAAAAATGGGATTTATGATTTTATATGA
- a CDS encoding ferritin-like domain-containing protein, giving the protein MNLLNVFDQINAVDPEFSDRISPRREAIKNLASMSKKVTLAALPFFVSELFKKAYGATAPTDVNGVLNYALTLEYLEAEYYTMGVAKSGLIPSGKPLGAITTIRDHEVAHVNFLKQVLGSKAVSKPTFDFTAGGTFGNVFSDYDTFLAVAQAFEDTGVRAYKGQAGILVGNRVVLTAALQIHSVEARHASHIRQMRRARGGGAANQKPWITGANDSGIGTVVDAVYAGEDNVKQAGVDITALSSSIGKISTNAATQSFDEPLSAEAVLNIAGLFIKA; this is encoded by the coding sequence ATGAATCTTTTAAATGTTTTTGACCAAATAAATGCTGTAGATCCTGAGTTCAGTGATCGTATCAGCCCACGTCGCGAAGCTATTAAAAATCTAGCTTCCATGAGTAAAAAAGTAACCTTAGCGGCGCTGCCTTTTTTTGTCAGTGAACTTTTCAAAAAGGCTTACGGTGCAACCGCCCCTACAGATGTCAATGGCGTCCTCAATTATGCACTCACGCTCGAATATTTGGAAGCCGAATATTATACGATGGGGGTTGCTAAATCTGGACTTATCCCTTCGGGTAAGCCTCTTGGTGCTATCACGACCATACGGGATCATGAAGTCGCCCATGTCAACTTTTTGAAACAGGTATTGGGTAGTAAGGCTGTATCGAAGCCAACATTTGATTTTACGGCTGGTGGCACTTTTGGTAATGTCTTTAGCGATTATGACACATTTTTAGCTGTTGCACAAGCGTTTGAAGATACCGGTGTACGCGCTTATAAAGGCCAAGCAGGCATCTTAGTTGGCAATCGGGTTGTCCTTACTGCAGCATTGCAGATTCACTCGGTTGAAGCTAGGCATGCATCACATATCCGTCAGATGCGTCGTGCACGCGGGGGTGGTGCAGCAAATCAAAAACCTTGGATCACTGGCGCAAACGATTCTGGTATCGGTACCGTTGTCGACGCTGTATACGCTGGTGAAGATAATGTAAAGCAGGCAGGTGTTGATATTACAGCACTCAGTAGTTCCATTGGAAAGATCTCCACAAATGCGGCTACACAATCTTTTGATGAACCATTATCTGCCGAAGCTGTACTTAACATTGCAGGTTTATTTATCAAAGCTTAA
- a CDS encoding ferritin-like domain-containing protein, which produces MEKITTPHNDSLLTPNGDIDKKDLRRRDFLKFAGASAASLAILGLSSCKKDHDDNMDNGGKGLYFGSGDIAILNYAYALEQLEAAFYIQLVNNPYSGMTDMEKVFFTDIRDHEIAHREFFKVALGAKAISSLELNLSSINFSSRENVLATAKTFEDLGVSAYNGAGWLIKDPNYLLLAGKIVSVEARHAAWVRDMIDNGSFANQEVVDSNGLDVAKSPSVVLSAAAPFIKSKIDVSDLPTY; this is translated from the coding sequence ATGGAAAAGATAACAACTCCCCACAACGATTCGCTATTGACTCCCAATGGTGATATAGACAAAAAGGATCTCCGCAGAAGAGATTTTTTAAAGTTTGCAGGCGCCAGTGCAGCATCGCTGGCCATCCTCGGTTTGTCGAGCTGTAAAAAAGACCATGATGACAACATGGATAACGGCGGAAAAGGCCTATATTTTGGTAGTGGCGATATCGCTATCCTCAACTATGCCTATGCTCTGGAGCAGCTCGAAGCTGCCTTCTACATTCAATTGGTCAATAATCCCTACTCAGGCATGACCGATATGGAAAAAGTCTTCTTTACCGATATCCGTGATCACGAGATTGCCCACCGTGAATTTTTTAAAGTTGCGCTGGGTGCCAAAGCAATCTCCAGCCTTGAATTAAATCTTTCAAGTATTAATTTTAGCAGCCGTGAAAATGTACTGGCAACTGCCAAAACATTTGAAGATCTCGGGGTATCCGCATATAATGGTGCTGGGTGGCTTATCAAAGACCCTAATTACCTGTTGTTAGCCGGAAAGATTGTGTCGGTAGAGGCACGCCATGCGGCTTGGGTAAGGGATATGATCGATAACGGCAGTTTCGCCAACCAGGAAGTTGTTGATTCCAACGGACTCGATGTGGCAAAAAGTCCCAGTGTCGTATTGAGCGCCGCCGCACCCTTTATCAAATCTAAAATTGATGTATCGGATCTACCAACTTATTAA
- the msrB gene encoding peptide-methionine (R)-S-oxide reductase MsrB, with amino-acid sequence MFDLARKANPAPKDSTAPKSYHKKDRSTLKKQLTPLQYDVTQNQATERAFDNAYNDEFRDGIYVDITTGEPLFVSTDKFESGCGWPSFSKPINPDLVEELADNSHGMRRTEVRSKTGDAHLGHVFDDGPSDKGGLRYCINSASLQFIPKEEMKAKGYEKYLPLLVKK; translated from the coding sequence ATGTTCGATCTGGCGCGCAAAGCCAACCCGGCCCCCAAGGATTCTACTGCGCCGAAAAGTTATCACAAAAAAGATAGAAGCACACTTAAAAAGCAACTTACACCACTGCAATACGATGTAACGCAGAATCAGGCAACTGAACGTGCCTTTGACAACGCATACAATGATGAGTTTAGAGATGGTATTTACGTGGATATTACCACTGGTGAACCACTATTTGTCTCGACAGATAAATTTGAATCAGGTTGTGGATGGCCCAGCTTTTCCAAACCGATCAATCCCGACTTAGTCGAAGAATTAGCTGATAACTCCCACGGTATGCGCCGCACAGAGGTACGCAGCAAAACCGGAGACGCTCATTTGGGCCATGTTTTTGACGATGGTCCATCGGACAAAGGCGGTTTACGCTATTGCATCAATAGTGCATCGCTCCAATTTATCCCCAAAGAAGAGATGAAAGCCAAGGGTTATGAGAAATATCTGCCCCTACTCGTCAAGAAGTAA
- the nhaA gene encoding Na+/H+ antiporter NhaA, producing the protein MSQLINLTVFKNFFKSSNAGGILLFVCVIISLIIANTSAGPTLQSFLDTSVGFDSDKVHLKYSILLWINDGLMAIFFLLVGLEIKREIVEGELSSPKQASLPILCAIGGAIVPALIFIAFNTGRATAGGWGIPMATDIAFALAVISLLGNRIPASLKVFLAALAIVDDLIAILVIAFFYSSGIETTFLIYAGIGMIILFVMNRVNVQNPYLYLIPGIFIWYFIHHSGIHATIAGVMVAMTIPTNDTDIESPLELLEHALVKPVNFIIIPLFAFANTNITIESEMLTGLVAPMGLGISLGLLLGKPLGILIMTFVCSKLGISSLPEGSSFRHIFGVGLLAGIGFTMSIFISILSFSDLLHINEAKLAILLTSLLAGTLGYLALSIFGQRQK; encoded by the coding sequence ATGAGTCAATTGATTAACCTTACCGTATTCAAAAATTTTTTCAAATCAAGTAATGCCGGTGGTATTTTACTATTTGTTTGCGTAATTATATCACTTATTATAGCCAATACTTCCGCAGGGCCCACATTGCAATCTTTTTTGGACACTTCTGTCGGTTTCGATTCTGATAAAGTGCATTTAAAGTATAGCATTCTACTTTGGATAAATGATGGCCTCATGGCAATATTTTTTCTACTTGTTGGACTCGAGATCAAGCGCGAGATAGTAGAAGGCGAACTCTCCTCTCCTAAACAGGCATCGTTACCGATACTATGTGCTATTGGAGGAGCCATAGTTCCTGCGCTCATATTTATAGCATTCAACACAGGCCGTGCAACAGCCGGAGGTTGGGGTATTCCCATGGCAACCGATATCGCTTTTGCATTGGCTGTAATAAGTCTATTAGGGAACCGGATTCCTGCAAGTTTAAAAGTGTTTTTAGCCGCTTTGGCTATCGTTGACGATCTGATCGCTATTTTAGTAATTGCTTTTTTCTATTCGTCGGGCATTGAAACTACTTTTTTAATTTATGCGGGCATCGGTATGATTATCCTCTTTGTCATGAATCGCGTGAATGTGCAAAATCCTTATTTGTATCTGATCCCAGGCATATTCATCTGGTACTTCATCCATCATTCGGGTATACATGCAACGATAGCTGGTGTTATGGTCGCCATGACAATCCCAACAAATGATACAGACATTGAGTCTCCTTTAGAGCTTTTAGAACATGCTCTTGTGAAACCTGTAAATTTTATCATTATCCCCTTATTTGCATTTGCCAACACCAATATCACCATTGAAAGCGAGATGCTTACAGGACTTGTCGCACCTATGGGATTGGGTATTAGCCTAGGCTTACTGCTTGGTAAGCCCCTTGGAATTTTGATCATGACTTTTGTGTGTTCAAAACTAGGCATCAGTAGCCTCCCAGAAGGAAGCTCATTCAGACATATCTTTGGTGTGGGCTTATTGGCCGGAATTGGCTTTACAATGTCTATATTTATTTCGATCTTATCCTTCAGCGATCTGTTACATATTAATGAAGCGAAGCTCGCCATTCTGCTGACTTCCCTACTTGCCGGAACTTTAGGATATCTCGCGTTGTCAATATTTGGTCAGAGACAAAAATAA
- a CDS encoding alanine/glycine:cation symporter family protein, whose amino-acid sequence MMEDLINRIYNIIWSDALVYLCLLTGIYFTVRFRCPQLMQVREMIRLLFNGSSSDKGISSFQAFSLAISGRVGTGNIAGVATAIAMGGPGAIFWMWVIAFLGSASAIVEATLGQMYKEVNDGEYRGGPAFYILKGLKSKTFAWAFAIVTIISTGFLLPGVQSNSISSAVESAFHLSPSVTGLAIVGLLAIIIIGGVKRISTVAEYVVPFMAGAYILMALVIIGLNFTEIPAVISLIVKSALNMEATFGAIAGMAISWGVKRGIYSNEAGQGTAPHAAAAAEVSHPIKQGLVQGFSVYVDTMFVCTATALMILFTGQYNVENPAGGFIVQHLPATEMGPAFTQQAVSHHFPTIGNAFVALALAFFAFTTIMAYYYIAETNISFVSQKKRHKTLLIWILRLLILVSTYVGCTSTAKSAWTLGDIGVGLMAWLNLIAILLLHKKVLTLYADYCEQQKDKIDPVFDSSKFQFPNLDLWSKKNRQHDESID is encoded by the coding sequence ATGATGGAAGATTTGATCAATAGAATTTATAATATTATTTGGAGTGATGCGCTTGTCTACCTTTGTCTGCTTACAGGTATATACTTTACCGTTCGCTTTCGCTGTCCTCAACTGATGCAGGTTCGGGAAATGATCCGTTTGCTTTTTAATGGCAGTAGTTCCGATAAGGGCATCTCCTCTTTTCAGGCTTTCTCTTTGGCTATTTCAGGACGTGTGGGCACGGGAAATATCGCAGGTGTCGCGACAGCAATTGCCATGGGGGGGCCAGGGGCTATTTTCTGGATGTGGGTAATTGCATTTTTAGGCAGTGCTTCAGCTATTGTAGAAGCGACTCTTGGCCAGATGTACAAAGAGGTAAACGATGGTGAGTATCGAGGTGGCCCAGCATTTTACATTCTTAAAGGACTTAAATCCAAAACTTTTGCATGGGCTTTTGCAATCGTCACCATCATAAGTACCGGTTTTTTACTACCCGGGGTGCAGAGCAATAGCATCAGTTCAGCAGTTGAGTCTGCTTTCCACCTATCTCCCAGCGTGACGGGGTTGGCGATAGTTGGCCTACTCGCCATCATCATTATAGGTGGGGTAAAGCGTATCAGTACCGTCGCGGAATATGTTGTACCCTTTATGGCTGGCGCCTATATCCTTATGGCTTTGGTTATTATTGGGCTCAACTTTACAGAGATCCCTGCCGTTATTTCTTTGATCGTCAAATCTGCCTTAAACATGGAAGCCACATTTGGTGCTATAGCAGGAATGGCAATTTCCTGGGGGGTAAAACGAGGTATCTATAGCAATGAGGCCGGCCAGGGCACCGCCCCACACGCCGCCGCCGCCGCCGAAGTATCCCACCCCATCAAGCAAGGTCTCGTACAGGGATTTTCAGTATATGTTGATACCATGTTTGTATGCACAGCAACAGCCTTAATGATCCTCTTTACCGGCCAATATAATGTCGAAAATCCAGCTGGTGGATTTATTGTACAGCACCTTCCGGCTACAGAAATGGGACCAGCTTTTACACAACAAGCAGTATCCCATCATTTCCCAACGATCGGAAATGCCTTTGTCGCATTAGCGCTTGCCTTCTTTGCGTTTACCACCATCATGGCTTACTATTATATCGCTGAAACTAACATAAGTTTTGTTAGTCAAAAAAAACGACATAAAACCTTACTCATCTGGATTTTGCGACTACTGATTTTAGTATCGACCTATGTAGGCTGCACCAGCACAGCTAAATCTGCCTGGACATTGGGCGATATTGGAGTCGGACTGATGGCCTGGCTTAATCTGATCGCCATACTTCTGCTGCATAAAAAAGTACTTACGCTCTACGCAGATTATTGCGAGCAGCAGAAAGACAAAATAGACCCAGTATTTGACAGCAGTAAATTTCAATTTCCCAATCTGGACTTATGGTCCAAAAAAAATAGACAACACGATGAGTCAATTGATTAA
- a CDS encoding mechanosensitive ion channel family protein encodes MNDLELNDVQAHWNNFIASAIAWAPRIITALISALLIYLIGSWIIRLLKRMIDKAFERRKMDVSLQRFLSNLIGWILNILLFIVVVTQLGVQTSAFVAIIGAAGLAIGLALQGSLSNFAGGILILLLKPFRVGDYISSSSNVSGTVIEIDIFNTKLNTPQNQQLVVPNGMLSNSSITNYTVLGTRRTWFDIGVSYSADLKQAKQILLEVVQNNEYAFKDPAPQVVVNELGDSAITLSVRATTSNENFWTMQEQLIINCKEALDQAGIEIPFPQRDIHIRSNA; translated from the coding sequence ATGAATGATTTAGAATTGAACGACGTACAGGCACATTGGAATAATTTTATTGCTTCTGCAATTGCCTGGGCGCCACGTATTATTACAGCCCTGATCTCAGCATTACTGATATATTTAATTGGATCTTGGATTATCCGTTTGTTGAAGCGTATGATCGACAAAGCCTTCGAACGCCGGAAAATGGACGTTTCTTTGCAGCGTTTTCTCAGTAATTTAATTGGTTGGATTTTAAATATATTACTATTTATTGTTGTCGTTACACAATTGGGTGTTCAAACCTCAGCATTTGTTGCTATTATTGGTGCTGCGGGTTTGGCTATCGGTTTAGCGCTGCAGGGCTCTTTATCTAATTTTGCGGGCGGAATATTGATTTTACTGCTGAAGCCCTTTCGTGTGGGCGATTATATAAGTTCGAGCTCGAATGTCTCAGGGACTGTGATTGAAATTGATATTTTCAATACAAAATTAAATACACCGCAAAATCAGCAGCTTGTCGTTCCTAATGGCATGCTATCGAACAGTAGTATTACTAATTACACCGTTTTGGGTACACGCCGAACGTGGTTCGACATCGGTGTATCTTACAGTGCTGACTTAAAACAAGCTAAACAGATACTATTGGAGGTTGTTCAAAATAATGAGTATGCGTTCAAAGACCCTGCGCCGCAGGTTGTGGTCAATGAGTTGGGAGATAGCGCAATCACGCTATCTGTGCGCGCAACCACTTCAAATGAAAACTTCTGGACGATGCAGGAGCAATTGATTATTAACTGCAAAGAAGCTTTGGATCAGGCTGGTATTGAGATTCCCTTTCCGCAACGCGATATTCATATCCGTAGCAATGCCTAA